The following nucleotide sequence is from Coffea eugenioides isolate CCC68of chromosome 3, Ceug_1.0, whole genome shotgun sequence.
AGCAAAAGTACTACTTCTACATGTGTTTTCAAAGTAGCAATTACCCGAGtaatgattatcacctcatgataacatgccattgtgtaacctcgAACCATGCATATGACATGCACAactttcttgatttgtttgaactgttagagtgtcttggaacctcactgggctgtgtagctcatcccacgttgtggttttcttttacagggtttgAGATCAAGGGTGCTCGGAAGTAGTATTAGATTGTTTACTTTTATGAATGTAATTCGAGTTTAAACAATGTAGTTTTGccttgggttgccacttgaagctggaaaagtgtaaaccctggaCTTGTATgtggcttgtatgaatttgttACTTGGCTTGTAAGGATGTATTTGAATTGTATGTTTTGTTTCTTGGGTTGTAATCGGGAAAGTATTTTAAGAATCGACGTTGGCTATCTTAAGGcactgttatctttgaagttaatgtgattCTAGAAACCGGCCTATTTGGAGGGAAACGAtgttgtaatagattaggttatacttcggaaggatttTTGCTAgcttgcttgcgtgagtcctggcgagagctaggcagacggcccgccaaccctctggttcgccttagggggaagtggggtcgtcacaatctTACTCTTTTGTTCTAAAACCAAATTGATACCTGGTGAGGCTGCAGGTCTAGATCTTTTGCCACATCTTGTTTCTTGGTTCAAGCTTTGCCTCTTGATTAAACATGAACTCAAGTGACTTCATTTGTTCATCACTGAACCTCTTAGCATTGTTGCGCCTCTTTCTTTTTGGAATTGGGAAAAGGCTATGCTTAGTGGAAGGCTTACAATTGTTCAAAATAGCCTACTTATTCAATCACGTTGCTGAGTTTTGGGTCTTAACTCCTTTATTTAACTCTATGTTCTAGCTTAGGCCTATTGCTCTTCCAAAGCTTGTTGCAAATGTGGGCTTTAGATATAAAATCTTGCATGTAGAAATGGCCCTTAGGTCATGTTGTCAACTAGCCATTTAAATGCACCCTCATCAACGTCCTTCAAAGCATCCATCAAATCTGCAAACAGATTTTTGTAGGATGCTCTTGCAAGAGCCCAAATTCTCTCCcaagttcaaaaattttgaaaataaaaagaattcaagaaaaacCTTACTTCATGGTAAGCACAGTCATAGAACCTCCTTCCCGGGTTTTTACCCGTCCACGAGGTCTTCACCCTCGCTAGTACACTGCACTCACAAGTTGGTGCTTCAACCATGGTGATGAAGTTTAGATTTGGGGAGATTTGGGGTTTGTAAGAGATGAAGAAGATTGAGAAGCattagtccctcacatttcgaGTCAATGGTAAGGTGGTTTGTCATTTTCACCCTTTAAAAATTAGGCATGTGATGTGGACGTGACTTGTTCCGACGAAAATTCGCTCAGAAAAAGTGAAAATGGACCAAAAGTGATCGTTTTTTATCTGTTAGGTATTAAAATTGATCATTTTCATTCTGAGGGACTAAATTATCACATCAGCAATATTTGAGGGACGATTGGTGCAATTCTCCCTTCTTTATATCATTGGTTTCTGAGATGTCAAGCTCCATTATATTGTTAATTAGCCAATTTCCACCAACAATTTACTCTAAAGCTATTATCATAATACTAtgaatatttattcaaaaatataCATCCATTCTACAATTTTGAAGAGGATACCTAAGCAACATTACCAAATTATGCTAAAACCTATAGATTTGACAAAACTAGTTACTTGCagtaatattagttatattTGATGATTTAGAAAGCCAACTTTGTTTTTGAGTTTCTAGCTTTTGCTCAATATTATTTTGCAATCTTTGATTATCAACAATAGTGTTTTCAAAGGCATTTTCTGATCTAGTCTCGGGGGAGCCTCAAATGCCTGTGGCGATTGAATGGGACATAAGTATTGTTGGACGTTCATCCCATGTTATGGGGCGTACGCCTAAGTGTTTAGGATATTGGATGTTCGGGCGTTACGGAtcttttttttcagaaaaaaaaggagaagttatttgcacttcatttttcATTATTTGCACTCCCACCATTGGTTATCATAAgtataataaatgaaaactatATGATTAAAATTCTAGTGAGAGTGTGATTAACAAAAATGGGAGTGTAAATAacatttttgcaaaaaaaaaattgaactttgtttttgcttttctttcttcctattTTTGTTTCCTATCTCATTATTGTTCTTTTATTAATCTTAAAAAAggattttatttgttttctctttgaaaattgttttaaaaaatacaaaGTAGAAGCATTTATGACTTTGCTTCTTatactttttccctttttattgATGCCAATATATAGTTATTTTCTACTAACATGACTAGATGACTAATGTATGgtttagattttaaattttgatattttatgATTATATTTTTGAAGGAACATAGGCTGTAGGTTCAAGCAATTAAGCATTAGCCATATAATTTGAACACTGTGTAGTCATGAAATCTCATAATTTCTAACAacaatatattaaaattttatattatgATTTTTCTTATGGTTtacatatgtgtgtgtatgtattagtatcttatatttttttatctttttaaatatataaaaaaaataaaaaaaaaatatgtgggGCTTACACTCCATGCCTTAGGGCTTTCACCCCATGTGGGTAAACATTAAACGCCAACCCAATGCCGCCTTTTGAACCCAACATTAAAAGCCCAATCAAATCTGGTGGCGTGATTGGTCGCACGACTGGTGAGGGAAGGAAAGAGAGAGAAGGGGTGAGGGGAAGAGAGAGGTAGGAGAGGAGGTGATGGGAGGAAGGAGGGGAgggagagaagaggaaaggaggaggaggagggggaaggaggaaaaggaggaggagaaggggGAGAGCGATGGCGATAGGAGAAAGAAGGAGGAAAGGGGTCGTTGGTACTAGTCGGCAGTGATGGCGAAGTGCCAGCTAATAGTTGCTGCCGACGAAGTGTTAACCAACGGTAGTTCGTTGAGGTGGgagaggagaaagaagaagaaaggacaaaaaggaaaatttttatGTGTTTTCGGGATGTGCATTTTAAAAATTGTGAAGGAAAAACTTTTTGTGTATATTTTAGGGTATGTATTTTAAAACTTTGAGGTATTTTTAGAAAGTTATTATAGGCaaaattgttttaaaaaaaattatctattAAAAACGGGACAAAAAAACTTGCCGTTAAGATAGAGCCATCGATCAATGGAACTCCTAATATAATAGAAAACTCAAAACAGGGGTAAAGTGAAATTTGGCTGATACTCCAAGGGCTTTACTTTAATTAACccattcattcaaaattttgatcaaagtaCAAAACCCGTTTTACTGTATTTCGTGGAATCTCAGCTCTTAGCGTCCACTCTTTTCCATCGCCTCTGATGAACCTCCCTCTCCTGCACACCTCGTCTTTTTCTGCTACTTTAAAACGTTGTCGCATCAATGTCTACAAATTCACCCCACCGAAAATAATCTCCCGCTCCGTTTCTTCACGCCGGCGCCACCACCGTCGTCGTCTCCTCAAACACCACCCGGACGCCGATCACCGCTCTCCTCCAACGGTCAATCAAAACCTCCAAATTGTCCTAACCGTTGACCGACTTTCAAGCTCCAAACCAGTGACTTACATATCTGAACTCGTGGATGCTTCTCAGTCGAAGCTCAGTCGGTTCATTTATGCCGCCGACGATGCGTTTGAAAACCTTCGGACTCTTGTAACTGTGGATGGAGCTACCAAACGAGTTGTTGTGTCGTGCCGGAGGTCGACGGTTCATTTTCTAGGATTTGTTTTGCTCTCAAGTTTGGTTATTATCTTTGtttttagggttttgattaaaTTGTTAATTGGAAATAGTGATAGTTTTAGTGAAAATAATGGTGGAGTAATTTATAGAAGGGATCGGAGTTTGGGTGGTAGAGAAGTTGCTGTAGCGAAAGTAGAtacaaattttagaaaaaacgaaaacaaaaagaagggaagtgaaaacaatatctTAATGCTGATGTTGGAGAGCGAAAATGAGATAAAGAGGCCGTTTTGGGAAAGGAGGAAGAAGAGGTCGGCAGAGAAACTGCCTCAATGGTGGCCGGTCTCCAGTCAAGGTCCCGGTTTGCTGGTGGAGAATAAAGAGGAGTATCAGATGATGGCTAACCGGTTAATTCAAGGTTCGCATTATATTTGTCTTTTAATCTATCTATTTCTGGTTTAGaaaatcttcattatttcaCTTTCAGTGAATTGCAGTTTCTGGTGGTTTGTTGTTTTTCCTTCTGACTTTGGGtattttctaaagtttatgtTCTGCAGACGTGAGTCAATtataaagaaaaagacaaaaggGCCAAGTACATTTGAATTAACTAAACCATGCAGTTTAGATAAACCCAGAATTCTAGTTCTTAAACATTTTTGGCTGGTAAATTTGGAAACTTATGAAAGTTGTACAAGAGATTTGGACGGATACAAGCACTGATTATGTGGAAGTTCTGCTGACAGAATCAGGATTCAGGACTTCAAGAGAGAGGCTAGAATTAAGTCTTTAACATCTTAGTCTTGTAAGAAGTATCAGTTTTGGACACTTTAATAGTCAAATATATAACACTTAAAGCTTTACTTTGTACATCAATCCTTTTGAGGAGCCTGACTAACCCAGAGTATTAAAACAGGAACTTATAGGTTTGAGCACCAAAATTGGAGATTGGTGAATATGCTTGCAGGATATTTATCTCTTTTTAACCTCTGTATGTGAGCAGAAATAAACTCAAGAACTATTGGCTTAGAAATCAGAGAAGAGAAGATGATTTGACGAGAGAAGAGGAGAGTGTAGGCTTCACGCAAtaagaaaatgaagttttctGCTGGAAGTTCTTCATTTCATTGAAATTATCAGAAGATCTTTTACAACTGATAGATATGCGAAACAAGACTTCATGGGTAAGAATTTGTAAGTACCAAGCAAACTTCATGACTAGGGTAAACGAATAAATAGCAATGGTGAAAGCTAGTGTGTGTAGGATGTCAAAGTTGTATTTGACTACCTTGTGGAGGCAGTCACCAAATTTGACTTTAAACTTTAGGCTTTGATTTTAAAGCCCACTACTTTCTGATAATACCCTAGAAAAGCAAGCCTGGTAGTTGCTGTCTCTACATGCTGTGACATTGTCCAACATGTGCTGAAATTACAAAAGGTAGCCTTAGGCTACAATATACctgaaatagcaaaataaaTCTCATAAAGTTCTGATCAATTTTGAAGTGAAACTTTTTTCTGAATTTAAGTTCCTTGTCTTCTACTATTTTCAAGAATTTCTGTCCTACATCACCTAGTGCTGCTTGTGGGCAAGACCCAGATTAATCTGTAAGACTTTTTCCCCCCCTTCTTTTAAAACATTCTCTTTGGTACGACTGTTGGATGCAGTTAAAAAGGCTAAAAGGATGTCAAATTTGATTGTACTTTGCTTTTCAATTGCTTTTTGATTTTGTTTATGCATATGCTAATGGTTATTGTCTTCTCACTCTTTGAGAATTTAGACCTAGAAGAGACAATgcattttctttccctttctgTTTCGTCTTtctttcccttcccctttttttgtaaaataatttagaCAAGGAGTGTTATGCAGTAGTAGTTAATAAtgtaaaaacaattttttgatACTTTTGTGCATGCTGGATCTTTGGTGAGCTTTTCTTAATTCAGGTATTCAACTGGTTAATGCAAATATGGCATTGACCTCTGAAATTGAATAAGTCATAACTTTTGTGGCAAAATGATAGAAATAAGACAACTTGGACCTAGTAAAGAGTTTATGCCTTGTGGTCTTTTTGAAGTACATACTTGATGCAAGCATCAGGCTTGCATTATGTTAATTGGAGATGACAAGCCCCGAGTTATTTGTCGAGCTCTCGAGGAGGAAGTTTTTTACAGATCAATTTGGGGCTGGGGTCCTAAGTCCTTTAACTTATACTGAATCAGGGGTTGAGATTTAGGATCGAATCAAATCTTGCATAAACACTACTTAGTTGCTAAATTAGAGAAGTAGACTTTAAAAGAATGGGAAGATGAGGAGACAAAGACAAGAAATAACCCCAGAAGAATACCAAGATGAGTAGTAGACAAAAGGTTAATATGAAATGTGCAGGAGTTTGAACCAGAACCTTTTGGGATTTTGATACCTCGAGTGAAGTGTCATAAACATAATAATTTTGGTGACTAAAGAGGATATACAAGGGGAAAAAATTGAGTTTGTTTCCATACTGAAGAAAGCTATTGTACTTTGTGCCAGCGTCCATGCTTTTTGGATAGAAAACTCATAGACCAAGTAAATTGAGTTTCTTGTTGGATACAGGATAGAGCTCCTCAAAGATAACTAATCTCTACTTACTCTGTGATGAAGTTGAAGTCACTTATAGCGCCCTGTACAATGAATTTTCTGAATCCATAATGCATGGGCCCCATGTATCACTTGGGATAATGAGATTTTTTCAACTTGCAACCTTCTGGCATAGTCCTGGCCATATTAAGCTGAACAAAACTCTTTTCTGTTTTCTGAAATCCAAAATGAGGCAATGTAAAATGTTATTGAGAAACACTTTGGATGGGCAACTTTTGTACTCCATATCTTGGAGATCTATGAAACTCAGAGACTGAGTAATCTTGAGCATAACGAAACTTGAACCACCAACATTGACGAAAAATGACTAGTGGAAAGCTTAATTTAAGATAGTGTGGAAGTAATCATGAAGAATGGATGTAAAGCtgtcttcaaaagaaaaagaacagatTCAAGGACCACCTTATCCAGCATATAAGTTGAAACCCCAAATTTTCTTTGTACATAAGCAttgcatcatttttttttttttgggaaaactGCTTTTCTATAGTTTTTGAGGTTGTTTTCTGAAAACTTTGCCCTTATAACAGCCAACATATCTACTATCATcgtcaaaacttttgaaaattgcCCTGCCTTTAGAATTGAAGTTTATCAAATATCttgtaaaaaatatgattttgCCCTCCTAATGTTCTTAAAAGCTATAGTGTAGCTCCCATGTAGTATCTCAGATCTTACCACTAATTATTATCCTTTGGGAGTAGCTTTCCATCAGTTCTCCAGCTAACTGGCTTTTTTATATCTTTTCATCCTTGTTAAATACAATTTCTCGGATAACATGGATTTTATATTGTTGTAGTTAAGAGATTGTCTTGTTGACCATATATCTTTCATGTCTCTCTTCTAGATGAACTTTTGAATTGTTTGCATGTCTGGAATAGTCTTTGGATGTAATTTCAAATTCTATAGTAgttcttcaaaattttaaagtttTCAAATCCTTCGTTTTGGCAACCACAGCATCAGAGGTTGCTTATACATCATTTGATCTTTAAGAGTTTGAATAGCAGCATAATAGTTAGCGATGAAAATGGCTGAGATTATAGGACTGAGGAGGGACAAACAATTTTCCCTGAGCTTATTAAGAGCATATGTTTGGTTTTTATACTAATGGAAAACCAGACAAGGATAGGAAAAAGGTTTGATTGGTGAAAAATACTCCACAGTTGTATATTTAAGTGAGTTCAACTTTCCAGGTTTTATAACTGAATGTCTATCTTCAATGCAGGTAAAGACCTATATTTCTCAAACTTGCAGTGTTGTGGTCATGCATTTCTCTTCGAATTACAGCTTATACATTTCCTTTCCAGCAATCATGGACAAAAGAATCAGAGGGGAAGACATTTCAATGGATGATATAGTCCAAGTTAGTAAGTTTATCTTGTATTAGATTACATTATCTTTGTGTGCATCTGTTAATAAGAATTTGCGTTTGAACATGCTTAAATATGATAGACTTGCAGACATTAATTACAATGTGCTTGTATGCAGTTAGATAGTTCTATGCTTGGATTCTATAATACTGATGCCTTGGTCATTTCCATTACATTTTACAGTAATTGAAATTGATTAATTAGTTAATCGAAATTATGGCAATAACTGTGCATGGACGTTATGAATGTCCTGTGCATTTGGATTTCTATATCTAATAGAATATGAAAGGTATTAGATGGTGCAAGTTTCGTCTCATTGGAGAAGGCATAAATTGGTATGTCAAATTTAAACCATCAACTGCATCCCCTCAAATTTATGAAATTTAAAATAGCACTACCAAGTTGGAAATTGAGTGTTCTTTTTTTAAACATTCAAGTTTTTTTAAACCTGAGGTTCATATCACGTGTTTAAACCATACTTTGCACTTTGAAGGTAGAGACGGTAGCTTCCATGCTGAAAAGTTGGCTTCACTACAGCATGATGTTTGTTTAAAACATAAGCTTTCTGATCATATTGTCACTCTTATTGTTTCTGAAACATGCTTTACTAAGACTTGCAAGCAAAGATGTATTCAAGGAACTGGGTTTTTGTAGTGAATAGCATGGTCCGCAAACTAAAATTAGGTGGTATTCAAAGGAAATATTAATTCCTTGCCACTCATATCAGCTATGCCATTGAAAATTTGGGGTTTGGAATTAGCTGTTTAAGGAAGTTCATTGGCCAAGTAAATCAGCAGCATTTATAGAGATGAAGTTCTGGAAGAGCCATGACCTATTTTAAAGAGGAAGAAGCATTAATATATTATGATTCTAGGTCTTCTAAATCTACTCAAGGAAAGGAGATCTGTAAAATCCAGGAACCATAAAAAAAAGATATCTTGAACTTGTTTGACATTCATAACACCATGCATGTGCTAAATATGAAGAGCAGTGTGTCATGTAAAGTTTGTAATCATTAATTCTTTTAACATCAAAGTTGCTGTCTCCAGCTCCAAAATGATTTCCTTGATGCGTGCTCCATGTTTTGGGTTTCCTGAGTGCCACTGTTTTCTCAGAGCTGTGGCAATAAAAGGATAATGAACTTTTGATGGTATACATGGAATTTCCAGAATTCAAACTTCTGCTGTATATGATAGTCTTTTAAGTCTACATCAATGTAGTTCCTCTTTCTAGGGTGAGCATAATGTGCATGAATATCTCTGATGAATTATATAGGTTGTACAAACTATTCTGCTCTAGCTAAGATACAATTTAGTCTGTTTGGATTGGTGGATTTGGATTTGAGGAAGGATTTGAATAAAATAGATTTGGAATCTGTATTATTTCAAATACCTTGCTTGGCTGAGAATTATCACAAGATGAGTAGAATTTATAGTTAACAATATTTGTGAGGGTGACATTTGAAAAGCTTAAGAGTTCAGAggttaaaaattgaatttcCCTTTTTGCCTTTTTCCTTCTGTCATTTCAAACGCTTGAACAAAGTGCTACTTCTCTGTTCTCTTGCTAATTTCCTGCAAATGTTGCACTGCCCATGGTGGCCGACAGCTCCTTTTTCTTGCACAGATATATGTCCTCAAACCACACTGAGCGCAAAATGGAACGAGCTCCCAAGTTTCAACTCTGTTGTTTTTGAATTTCCTTTGCTGGTGGCATGTGACGGCAGTGCGGCAGTCACTGGAGGTCCTGGCTTGACTCAAAAGAAAAgatattttactatttttttgttgggggggggggggtggagAGGTGTGAAGGAATAAAATGATATGCAAGTTGAGTGAATTTGAATTCACTGAGTTTAGCCCTTATAATTGCTCCTATTGGTGAATGGATTTTAAACCCAAATCTCTGATAAGTTTACCAAACCACATAGTGGATTTGGGTTCAGGATTTGAAATTGAACCCACCTGAAGCCCTTAATCCAAATGGGAGCTGTACTTTCTGTAATAGTACTTATGCTTTGATGTACATAGCTACCAATTGCATTGATGTGAATCAAATGCATCTTTTCCTGCTTCATTAGCAGTGTTCTTTTTACCAGCAATTTTGTCATTATGTTCTAGGACTGTCTTCTAGATCTGTAATTTTAGATGATATTGATTATATTGTTCGTCACCAAATGTGGCAGTTGCGCCGTATATGCAGAATATCTGGTGTGAGGGTTTTGATTGAGGTGGAGAATGCCCGAGATTCAATTTATCGTGCATCAGTTGACTTTGTTTTGCAGTGCTGTGAAAGGTATGAAGGTTTTCCTATAGTATAGCTTACTGATTCACTTACATGGGAAAGGAACAAGACCCATCTTTTATTCTCATTGCACTTTATATTGAACTTTTCATGGAAATTTTGAAGTTTACCAGCTAACATAACTTAATTTTTAGTAATTATATCTACTTATGGTCATCTTGCTTTCTTGTCTGATATAGCAATATTAAACTGATCTCATTTTCTACAGGATAGAAAATCAATCGGCTTTCATTAACATTGATGGTGAGGATGTCCACCATTTCATTGCTGGGCTCGCTGAAAACATCGGTCTTGAGAACAGTCGTGCGTCAAGAATGGTGTCTGCAGCTGTGGCTGCACGTACTCGCTCCCGGTTCTTGCAGGCCTGGGTAAGTTATATGTATTTCATTTTCTCTATTGGAGATGATGATGAAGGTCAGGTTCTAGAGCATTTTCATGTTAGAGGATTGCACGTGCATTATTTACATTTGAAAACTTATATATTTCATATATAAGGCTTATTATTCGAGCGTATAAGGCTTATTCTTCCTAAATTACTAATTTGCTCTTTTAACTTTGTTAACTGGtattttgggaggaaaacatTTAGTCAccgtattatgagtgaccaactagtatttataggagtacaaacctaacaaactatttacaagaatacccttactaatttattatctacaagaatacttatattctcttaacaaACTTAAAAGAGATTTTACTGCTTGCATGACTATCTGATGTTTCGAGTGTCAAGGAGAAAGGGATTACATTCAATTTTCTACTGGATTTTTGTTGCTGATTGTTGTTATACTTAACATACTTATTTGTTTCAGGCCCTGAAAATACAAGGTAATCATTCTGAAGCAGTTGCTGAACTATTAAAGATATGCCTCATTCACAAGATATTTCCTCCTGAAGAGAGCTCGGTAGTCTGTTTCTCTTTAGTTTTTCTCAATTATCTCTTTTCCAGCTCTCTTGGAAATATTAATATATCTTTTGTCCATTACATCTAAAACACAATATTTTGTGGTGAAGCGTGCATTACATGAGTGTCTCCTAAAAGCAACTAGTCAACAAGTTAGAGGTCAATTACACGTGGCAGGAACGTGTCAGCCATTTAATTTGTGACTTTGTAAACTTGTTGAATGTGGAGACTTTTGGTTGAGTAACTTGCCCAAAGCTTCTTCACCCTCTGGTTCTCATAAAGTAATTACAATTTATACGACCATGGCGCCAGGGGAGAAGGGGAGTAAGGAGATGATTTCTGCACCTAAATGTGAAGTTTgaacacaaaagaaaaagttCTCAAGGTGGAATGCCTAATGTGAGTACAATCAAGCAAAAGGCCACAAAATAAATCCACTAAAAGCAGATAAATAGTGCAAGGGTAGAATATAAGTCTGCCACATTTTTTGGCCATGTCATATAACAAGGGTCATGCAGTCATTAAGTAGTTCCAGAAACAATTTAGGTGAAAGAAGGATATTTGGAAATAGTGTTAACGTTGGTACATGGTTATTGTGTGAGTGCATATAATTATCTTCTACATTTTGGTTTAAGTGTTTTGATTACAATGGAGCACTCCTGTCATGGCATAGTAGGTTAGAGGTGCAAAGTGCACTAAAAGCTCAAAGGCCTTCTGGGGCTTTGTTGCAGGGAGCAAGGCATGTGCTTCACAAGTTTACTACTTAAATTGTCATCTTCTGTTATACCTCACTTGTAGACATGGTATTACACAAGGGCAGAAAATAAGTTCGCTAAGGGCCGATAAATGGTGCAAAAGTAGAATCTGCCACATTTTTCGTTGAGTCAGGTATAATGCAGATAGGGTCATGCAGCCACTAAGTAGTTTCAGAAACAATTTAGGTGAAAGAAGGTGTTTTTGACATTGTTTCAAATTGTTATCAAGTTTATTGTATGAGTGGAGTATAATTATCTTCTGTTTGTGGTGTTTTGATCACAAAGGAGCACTCGTATCATGCATAGCATTGTGCGGGTGCAAAGTGCACTAAGCACAAAAGAGCTTCCGGGGCTTTACTGGGGAAAGTGAGGCATGTGCTTCACAAGTTTACTACTATAGTTATTTTCTTCTGATATATCTCACTTGTAGGCATGATGGTATTAGAAGCATAATTCCACTTGTGCTTTGGATGAACACAcaaattttgtcaatttatCGTAGACTATAAAAGCTGTGCTTGGCTTGATTTTGAACCTGAGTTTCCAAGGTGAATTTAATCAATCTCCAAGGAATAAATCCAATAAATATTTTGGCTTAGCAATATTTGTGGATTTACAAAGTCAACACTGAGCACTTTTTCACCCCTCAAGTCATTATACTCTACACAGTCAAGCTTTGAGAAATGGATTTAGCAATATGTGTTGTGTAATAAATATTGGACACTTCAGTAAACatgataaattttcttatagaAGTATCAAATGGTTAATACTTGTAAATTAGCGTTCCTTTTGATTTATTCGAAGGCATGAAATGTTCGATATTAGGAAGCTCAACTTAGGAATTAATGGGCTGCGCATAATGATTCATGGCATCTCGATGTTAGTTCATTCCTCCAATTTTTGGTAGATTTGTTTTCATGGTCATGTTGGTAACTGGAAGCTCCTGTGAAATTTGCTCTCTTCAGCAAAAAAGCTTAAGAGGTTTTAGTTATCGAGTAATCAATAGAATGCTTGATATTTCTTATgtgtttttgtgattttctgCAGGCTGAGATGGAAATGGTTGCCCGAGGACTTGAAAAGCAGTTAAATGTGGATCAAAGAGAACTTTTGTTAAACATGCTCATTAGGACATGTGGTGAAGGGACACGTAGAAGCATGACTGAAGCTCTGGGTCTGGTATTTCCATGCTTCTTTGCTCTTTCTCTGAAATGTTTAAACAAAATTTGACATCCCTGCTCCAATTGTGCATTGTGATCATTTCATTTATTGGAGAAACTcttgaaaaattttatgttgAAGCTGGTTGCCCAGTTTTTGATTGTAAATATGagcaaaatttgattatttgtagAGAGGTGGTATTGTCACATGGTATCATGCATGTTCTTTCTTCATCTCATGGTCTCAGACTTCAAACTATGTCACCTTTCCCTCTTCCTGCATCTGGAGAAACCAACAGCATTTTGGTAATCAAGTATAATTTCTCTGTTTTTTCGGGTACAAATTTCGCTACTTGGATGGGAgtcttttaattaattttcttgCTCGTCTTGAAGTATCATTGGGGGATAATTCCTAATTGGATTTACTTGTTAAGAGATTTCACGGGCACCATCACTGGATTCTTACTTATTTATGGAGATACAATAGTCTGCTTTTAGCTCTTGATTCCATACTTACTGTTCAAACTACTCGTGCAGATACAACCACCTCAGAGTGATGTTGAACAAGAAAAGAGGGTTTCTTAAGTTGCACAGGACATTTTACAGCAGCTTCAATCAAGCCTTGACGCTCGAAAAATACATATTGTGTATATCAATTAGTTATTGTCTCCTCTTTGTTgctttattaatattacattcCATCAACAAC
It contains:
- the LOC113765664 gene encoding uncharacterized protein LOC113765664 isoform X1, whose translation is MNLPLLHTSSFSATLKRCRINVYKFTPPKIISRSVSSRRRHHRRRLLKHHPDADHRSPPTVNQNLQIVLTVDRLSSSKPVTYISELVDASQSKLSRFIYAADDAFENLRTLVTVDGATKRVVVSCRRSTVHFLGFVLLSSLVIIFVFRVLIKLLIGNSDSFSENNGGVIYRRDRSLGGREVAVAKVDTNFRKNENKKKGSENNILMLMLESENEIKRPFWERRKKRSAEKLPQWWPVSSQGPGLLVENKEEYQMMANRLIQAIMDKRIRGEDISMDDIVQLRRICRISGVRVLIEVENARDSIYRASVDFVLQCCERIENQSAFINIDGEDVHHFIAGLAENIGLENSRASRMVSAAVAARTRSRFLQAWALKIQGNHSEAVAELLKICLIHKIFPPEESSAEMEMVARGLEKQLNVDQRELLLNMLIRTCGEGTRRSMTEALGLIQPPQSDVEQEKRVS
- the LOC113765664 gene encoding uncharacterized protein LOC113765664 isoform X2 produces the protein MNLPLLHTSSFSATLKRCRINVYKFTPPKIISRSVSSRRRHHRRRLLKHHPDADHRSPPTVNQNLQIVLTVDRLSSSKPVTYISELVDASQSKLSRFIYAADDAFENLRTLVTVDGATKRVVVSCRRSTVHFLGFVLLSSLVIIFVFRVLIKLLIGNSDSFSENNGGVIYRRDRSLGGREVAVAKVDTNFRKNENKKKGSENNILMLMLESENEIKRPFWERRKKRSAEKLPQWWPVSSQGPGLLVENKEEYQMMANRLIQAIMDKRIRGEDISMDDIVQLRRICRISGVRVLIEVENARDSIYRASVDFVLQCCERIENQSAFINIDGEDVHHFIAGLAENIGLENSRASRMVSAAVAARTRSRFLQAWALKIQG